In a single window of the Pseudogemmatithrix spongiicola genome:
- a CDS encoding NADH-quinone oxidoreductase subunit A, with protein MERTYLPVLLLLGFVAVNAVLILGLSHYLTRHRPTPVKQEPYESGMPVLGDARERFSVKFYMVAMLFIVFDVETVLLVPWAAYFQQLSCKVPLVNGVCAPDQVTFYGFGTMLVFMTVLVAGFIYEWKKGAMQWD; from the coding sequence ATGGAACGGACGTACCTCCCCGTTCTCCTGCTGCTCGGATTCGTGGCCGTCAACGCGGTCTTGATCCTGGGCCTGTCGCACTATTTGACCCGTCACCGCCCGACGCCGGTCAAGCAGGAGCCGTACGAGTCCGGCATGCCGGTCCTCGGCGATGCCCGCGAACGCTTCTCCGTGAAGTTCTACATGGTCGCGATGCTGTTCATCGTCTTCGACGTGGAGACGGTGCTGCTCGTGCCGTGGGCGGCGTACTTCCAGCAACTGTCCTGCAAGGTGCCCCTCGTGAACGGGGTGTGCGCGCCCGACCAGGTGACCTTCTACGGCTTCGGCACGATGCTGGTCTTCATGACCGTGCTCGTGGCGGGCTTCATCTACGAGTGGAAGAAGGGAGCGATGCAATGGGATTGA
- a CDS encoding NADH-quinone oxidoreductase subunit B, with the protein MGLITQPDPATAVSYNPQSQEGWITTRLDFLVNWGRANSLWPMPFGTACCAIEFMATAASKFDLARFGMERMSFSPRQSDVLICAGRVPFKLAPVLRRIYQQMHQPKWVISMGACASSGGMFDSYAVAQGIDTIIPVDVYVPGCPPRPEGLIYGIMMLQKKVMQERMSNESLRDEFMADPTSQLYIPPSRIDELSEPFGNSVHQTRSAP; encoded by the coding sequence ATGGGATTGATCACGCAGCCGGATCCGGCGACGGCGGTCTCGTACAACCCGCAGTCGCAGGAAGGGTGGATCACCACCCGCCTCGACTTCCTCGTGAACTGGGGCCGCGCGAACTCGCTGTGGCCGATGCCCTTCGGCACCGCGTGCTGCGCGATCGAGTTCATGGCCACCGCGGCCTCGAAGTTCGACCTCGCGCGCTTCGGCATGGAACGCATGAGCTTCTCGCCGCGCCAGAGCGACGTGCTCATCTGCGCCGGCCGCGTGCCGTTCAAGCTCGCGCCGGTGCTGCGCCGCATCTACCAGCAGATGCACCAGCCCAAGTGGGTGATCTCGATGGGCGCCTGCGCCTCGTCGGGCGGCATGTTCGACTCCTACGCGGTGGCGCAGGGCATCGACACGATCATCCCGGTGGACGTCTACGTCCCGGGCTGCCCGCCGCGTCCGGAAGGCCTCATCTACGGCATCATGATGCTGCAGAAGAAGGTGATGCAGGAGCGGATGTCGAACGAGTCGCTGCGCGATGAGTTCATGGCCGACCCGACCTCGCAGCTCTACATCCCGCCGTCGCGCATCGACGAGCTCTCCGAGCCGTTCGGCAACTCGGTCCATCAGACGCGGTCGGCGCCGTGA